The Desulfovibrio aminophilus genome contains the following window.
TTCCACCGTGCTGGTCGTCAGCACCGAGGGCGACACGGCCCCCGACATCTACAGGAACGTGGTCTGGTGCGGCGCGCACCCCGACGAGGACAGTTGCTGCTGACGGGCGCGCGGAAAGCGGCGCGGCCGAGGCGCGACCCCGAACACACGCATCCCACATGAAAGTTCAAGGAGAGCATGTCATGGACGCCGGAAAGATCAATGAGCTGAGCAGGAAATACGCCCCCAGGATGACCAGGTTCCTGCGCGACATGATCGCCATCCCCTCGGAGAGCTGCCGGGAGGAGGGGGTGGTCAAGCGCATCAAGCAGGAAATGGAGGCCGTGGGCTACGACCGGGTCGAGATCGACAAGATGGGCAACGTCATCGGCTACCTGGGAAACGGTCCCCGGCTCATCGCCTTTGACGCCCACGTGGACACCGTGGGCGTGGGCGAACGCGCCAACTGGAGCTTCGACCCCTACGAGGGCTACGAGGACGAGGAAAACATCGGCGGCCGCGGCGCCTCCGACCAGGAGGGCGGCATGGCCTCCATGGTCTACGGCGGCCTGATCATGAAGGAGCTGGGGCTCATTCCGCCCGACTTCACCGTGGCCATGGTGGGCACCGTCCAGGAGGAGGACTGCGACGGCCTGTGCTGGCAGTACCTGATCAAGGAGCATGGGCTGAAGCCCGAGTTCGTGGTCTCCACCGAGCCCACGGACGGCGGCATCTATCGCGGCCAGCGCGGCCGCATGGAAATCCGCGTCGACGTGCGCGGCGTCTCCTGCCACGGGTCGGCCCCCGAGCGCGGCGACAACGCCATCTTCCGCATGGGGCACATCCTCACCGAGCTGGAGCTGTTGAACCACAGGCTCACGGACGATGCCTTCCTGGGCAAGGGCACGCTCACCGTCTCCCAGATATTCTACTCCTCACCCTCGCGCTGCGCCGTGGCCGACGGCTGCTCCATCTCCATCGACCGCCGCCTGACCGTGGGCGAGGACAAGGACCTGGCCCTCGGCCAGATCCGCGACCTGCCCTCGGTCAAGGCCGCCGGCGACCGCGTGAAGGTCTCCATGTACACCTACGAGGCCCCTTCCTGGACGGGCCTCGTGTACCCCACGGACTGCTACTTCCCCACCTGGGTGCTGCCCAGGGAGTCCCCGGTGTGCGCGTCCGCCGAGCAGGCCTACCGCGCGCTCTTCAACGCCGAGCCGCGCACCGACAAGTGGACCTTCTCCACCAACGGCGTGTCCATCATGGGCATGTTCGGCATCCCGGTGGTGGGCTTCGGCCCGGGCAAGGAGAAGGAGGCCCACGCCCCCAACGAGAAGACCTGGAAGGCCGACCTGGTGCATTGCGCGGCCCTGTACGCCGCACTGCCCGGGGCCTACGCGGCCCTGAGCGGAAAGTAGATCAACAGGCGAGGACGCCATTGTCCGAGGAAGAATCCATGAGCGGCACGCGAAACGAACTGGCGGTCATCGCCATCGGCGGCAACTCGCTGATCCGCGCGAGGAACAGGCAGAGCGTCACGGACCAGTACGAGGCCATCTGCGAAACCGTGCGCCACATCGCCGATGTCGTCGAATCGGGCCGTCAGGTCTGCATCACCCACGGCAACGGCCCGCAGGTGGGCTTCATCCTGCTGCGTTCGGAAGTGGCCCGCAAGCAGACCGGCATGCATCCCGTGCCCCTGGTCTCCTGCGTGGCCGACGTGCAGGGCGCGGTCGGCTGGCAGATCCAGCTGGCCCTGTCCAATGAACTCCACGCGCGGGGCATCGACGGCGTGAACCGAGGCCGGGTGGTCAGCCTGGTGACCCAGTCGCGGGTCGACGCCGACGATCCCGGCTTCAGGACCCCGACCAAGTATGTCGGCGAGTTCTATGACGAGAGCGAGGTTCCGGCGCTCCAGGCCCAGAACCCGGAATGGGTGCTCAAGCAGGACGCCAACCGGGGCTGGCGCCGCGTGGTGCCGTGCCCCGCGCCCAGGCAGATCATCGAGATCGACGCCATCCGCGCCCTGCTGGCGGACGGCTTCAACGTGGTCACCGTCGGCGGGGGCGGCATTCCGGTGGTCGCCGACGAGAACGGCCGCCTGCGCGGCGTGGACGCCGTCATCGACAAGGACTTGGCCTCGAGCCTGCTGGCCACGGAACTGAAGGCGGGCGTCCTGGTCATCTCCACCGCGGTGGAGAAGGTCTGCATCAACTTCGGCAAGCCCGGGCAAAAGGCCCTTTCCCGCGTGACGGCCGCCGAAATGCGCGCCCACCTCGACGCGGGCCAGTTCCCGGACGGAAGCATGGGGCCCAAGATACGGGCCGCCCTCGGCTTCCTGGACAACGGGGGGGAAGAGGTCATCATCACCAACCCCGAGAACATGAAGATCGCCATGACCGCCGACGGCGGCACCCATATCGCGAAGTGAGACACGGACCGCAACACGTCATTGAGGAGCACACAATGGATCGCACCCGCATTCACGAGATGATCGCAGCCCTTGCCCAGCACAACTACAACGGCATGTACCAGCGCGACTTCCTGGAGACCTGGCGCAAGACCGACGACGAAATCGCCGCCACCTTCAAGGTGGCCGACATCCTGCGCGGCCTGCGCGAAGCCGGGATCTCCGCCCGCGTCTTCGACTCGGGCCTCGGCATCTCGATCTTCCGCGACAACTCCACCCGCACCCGCTTCTCCTTCGCCTCGGCCTGCAACATGCTCGGCCTGACCGTCCAGGACCTGGATGAGGGCAAGTCCCAGATGGCCCACGGCGAGACCGTGCGCGAGACGGCCACCATGGTCTCCTTCATGGCCGAGACCCTGGGCATCCGCGACGACATGTTCATCGGCAAGGGCAACAGCTACATGCGCGAAGTGTCGCAGGCCCTGGAGGAGGGCTACCGCGACGGCGTGCTCGCCCAGCGGCCCACCATCGTCGACCTCCAGTGCGACATCGACCACCCCACCCAATGCATGGCCGACATGCTGCACATCATCAACCATTACGGCGGGGTGGACAATCTCAAGGGCAAGAAGGTGGCCATGACCTGGGCCTACTCCCCGTCCTACGGCAAGCCCCTTTCCGTGCCCCAGGGAGTCATCGGCCTCATGACCCGCTTCGGCATGGACGTGACCCTGGCCCACCCCAAGGGCTACGAGGTGATGCCCGAGGTGGAGGCCATCGCCACGGAGAACGCCACGGCGTGCGGCTGCACCTATTCGCGCACCAACTCCATGGAGGAGGCCTTCGAGTCCGCCGACATCGTCTATCCCAAGAGCTGGGCCCCCTTCGCGGCCATGGAGGAGCGCTCCAAGCTCTACGAGAAGAGCGACCAGGACGGGATCAAGAAGCTGGAGAAGGAGCTCCTGGGCCAGAACGCCAGGTTCAAGGACTGGGAATGCACCGAAAAGCTCATGCGCTCCACCAACCAGGGCAAGGCCCTGTACATGCACTGCCTGCCCGCGGACATCTCCGGCGTCTCCTGCAAGGAGGGCGAGGTGGAGGCGTCCGTCTTCGACCGCTACCGCGTGCCCCTCTATCGGGAGGCCAGCTACAAGCCCTACGTCATCGCAGCCATGATCCTGCTCGCCCGCAAGGCGGACCCGGCCGATACCCTCTCGCGCCTGCTGGAAAACGGCTGCCCCAGGGTCCGGTAGCCACCGCATGGGCCACAGTCCGGCGGGCGAACCCCGGGCTGTGGCCCCAACAAGGAGCCGACAGGGACAAACCAAGGGAGCTGGCAATGTTCGACACCGTCATCCGCAACGGCATACTGGTCTTCCCCGAGGGCGATATCGCCGCCGACCTGGCCCTATCCGACGGCCGGATAGCCGGACTGCTCAAGCCGGGCGAGGAAGCGCCGAGCGGCAAGGTGATCGACGCCACGGGCCTGATGGTCCTGCCCGGCCTCATCGACGCGCACATGCACGTGCGGGCTCCCTTCCAGGGAGTCACCCCGCAGCTCACCTTCCATCAGCAGAGCATCTGCGCGGCCTTCGCGGGAGTCACCACCTTCATGGACTTCACCAACACCTGGCGCGGCACCTGGGTGCCGGAGGCCCTGGACCGGCGGGTGGAGGAAATGGCCGAGTCCATGGTGGACTACAGCGTCCACGGCAAGTTCGTGGAGGCGGGGGAGGAATACGAGCGCCAGGTGCGCGAACTGGCCGACAAGGGGTGCCCGACCTTCAAGCTCTTCATGACCTACCGCAAGGAAGGGGTCATGGCCGACGACCTCACCCTGGTCAAGATTTTCCGGGCGGCGGCGGAGAACGGCTGCATGCCCATGGTCCACGCCGAGAGCAACCCCATCGCCGAAACCAACATGGACCGTTGCCTGGCGGGGAACCGGCTCACCTGGCGGGACTTCGCCGCGAGCAAGCCGGTGCTCTGCGAGGCCGAGGCCTTCGCCCGGGCCGTGGCCCTGGCCGAATACGCCGAATCGCCCCTGCTGGTGGTGCACACCACCAACGGCCGTTGCCTGGACATCGCCAGGAAGGCCCTGGATCGCGGCCAGCGGCTGCTGGTGGAGACCTGCCCCAGCTACCTCACCCTGTTCGACGACCTCTATGACGACCCGGACAACGGGCATCTGGCCGTCTGCTCCCCGCCGCTGCGCACGCCCAGGGAGCGCGACGAGATCTGGAAGGGTATCGAGAACGGCGTGATCACCCTCGTCGGCTCGGACGACTGCGCCTTCACCCGCGAGGAAAAAGAGGCCGGTCTCCAGCGCGACGCCTCCGGCAGACTCATCCCGGACTTCACCAAGGTGGTCAACGGCGTGGCCGGGCTGGAGCTGCGCTTCGTCATTCTGCACACCGAGGGCGTGGCCGCCGGACGCATCACGCTGAACCAGCTGGTCGGTCTCTGCAGCGCCAACGTGGCCAAGGCTTCGGGCTGTTGGCCGCGCAAGGGCTCGCTCCTGCCCGGCGCGGACGCGGACATCGCCCTGTTCGATCCGAACGAGGAGTGGACCGTTTCCGCGTCCAACCAGCACAACGGCATCGGCTACTGCCTGCACGAAGGGTACAGGGCCAGGGGCCGGGTCAAGACAACGATCCTGCGCGGGCGGGTCATCATGGAAAACAACGCGATCACGGGCTCGAGGGGCCAGGGGGAATTCGTCAGAAGGAAATTGTAGCGCCATACACCGTGGGGAGACGACAACGCGAACGCTCACACCTTGCTAGGAGAGACATATGAGCCAACCTTTGGAATACGCGGCCGATGGTTCCATCTCAAGCGCGCATGTGGAGAATCCAGAACTCTTGCCGTCCCTGGCCAAGGACCGGACCCTGAGCATGTGGGACATCATCGTCCTCTGCGCGGGCATGGTGGTCAACGTGGTCGGCCTGGTCATCCCGGGCCAGTTGCTCCTGCGGGGGGCCTACTCTCCCTACGAAATCCTCATCGCCTGCTTCTGGGGCTTCTCGCTGGTGGCCGTGCTCATCGTGCTCACGGGAGACATCGGCACGAAATACGGCCTGCCCTTCACGGTCATCATCCGCGACTGCTTCGGCAAGAAGGGCGCCCTGGTGGGCTCGCTCTGCCGCGCCGTGGTCTGCATGACCTGGACCGGCGTGCTGCTCTTCTTCGGCACCGAGGCCATCAACACCGTGCTGCAGACCCTGACGGGCATTTCGGCCTTCTGGGTGGTTTTCGCGGTCTTCGCCGCCCTGCAGCTCTTCAACGCCAGCCGCAACGTCAAGAGCATGAGCCGCTTCGGCTGGGTCGCCATCCCCATCCTCGCGGTGGCCCTGGTGTTCCTGGTTGCCTGGCTGCTCAGCGCATACTCCGTGAGCCTGCCCGCCGTCCTCGCGGCCAGTCCGCTGCCGGGCGAGGGTTTCCCCTTCATCACCGTGGTGGCCATCTTCAGCGGCGGCTGGCTCTCCGAGGCCCTGAACGGGAGCGACCTGAGCCGGAAGATCCGTCTGCCGGAGCACCCGGAGCAGATGACCTTCCTCGCGCGCAACTCCCGGCTGATGGCGGGCTTCGGCATCGGCTTCATCGGGACGGGCGTCATGCTCAGCCTGGCGGGCCTGGTCTGCGCCTACCTGACCAACAGCGCCGACCCGGTGGGCGTGGTCAAGGCGGCCTTCGTCTCCAAGCCGGTGGTGCTCATCTTCAGCTGTCTCGTCATCGTGATGGCCCAGTGGAGCACCAACACCGCGGCCAACATCTTCCCGGCCACGCTGATCTTTCTGAACGCCTTCCCACGGCTGAGCTTCGCCAGGGCCACCTGGCTGGTGGGCCTGGTCAGCTGCTGCATGATGCCCTGGCTTCTGGCCAGCTACCTGGACTACGTCCAGATGGTCTTCTCGGCCCTGCTGGCCCCGCTCCTCGGCATCATGCTGGTGCACTACTACGTCATCAGGAAGGGAAAGCTGGACGTGGACAGCCTCTATGACGCGGACATGCCCGACTGGAAGACGCCCGGCCTGGTTTCGCTCGTGGCCGGACTCGCCGCCGGAGCCGTGTTCCATGACTGGGCCTTCTTCGCGGCCTTCCCCGTGGCCGCGATCTGTCACCTCCTCCTGATGCGGAGAACGCAACAGGCGCGGTGACGCCCCCTTCCTCCGGCCCGTTGCCCGACGGACCCGCTCGTCCCGGTCTGAAGGGCCGGGCCGGAGGATGCCCCGGCCCGAAATGACGTGAAGGCCGGGGCGGAAACATATCGTAGCTCCCCGGCGCATCCCGGTTCCGGCCACGGACGATTCCGACACCTTCACCCACGAACGCACCGGCCACACGCTCGCCGCGTGGGCTGGTGCGCGTTTCCGATGGGGGCGGCACCTTGGAGCGGGGGGACAACCAGTGCGGCGGGGAAGAAGGCGAGGATGATCCTCTTCGTTCAAAACAGCCGAACCCCCGGAGGGATCAACTCCGGGGGTTCGGTATATCCATCAGTATATCCACCGATGGCGCTGATGGCTACGAGGTTGTAACCACTTAGAATCGTTGGCGTCCCCAAGGGGATTTGAACCCCTGTTATCGGCGTGAAAGGCCGACGTCCTGGACCGGGCTAGACGATGGGGACACACCGGAAAAAATTGGCTGGGGGACAAGGACTCGAACCTTGATTAGCGGAGCCAGAATCCGCCGTCCTGCCAATTGAACGATCCCCCAGCAGCGAGGCACAGCCTTTAGCGGCTCCGGGCACGGAAGTCAAGTCCCGGTCGGAGCCTTTGCATCCACTGCCTTAGGCAGCGGCGGCCAGACGGCGGGTGCGCTTCTTGAGCTTGTTGATCTTGCGGCGCATGATTTCCTTGTCCTTGCGCGAGGCCAGCTCGGTCTTCTTCACCCGCAGTTCGCGGATGGTCCGCTTGATGCTCCGCACCTGATCCTTGTAGGGGCTGACCGCGCCTTCCTCGTCCTGGATGCCGAAGGTGGTCTTGATGGTGGACACGAGGTCTTCCTTGCTCATGCCCGAAGCGCCCTGGATCTGCGGGATCTTGTCCATGCAGAGCTGGCGCAGCTCCTTGGCGGTCATCTTCTCGAGGGGCTTGGTCAGGCCCAGGCTCTCAAAGGAAATCTCAATGGTCTTGTCGTCGCTCATTCTGTCCTCCTGCCCCGCTCGGGGTCGGGTCGTTCTCCTGCGCGGCGAAGAGCCGCAAGTAGGCCCGGTAGCACCGGGCCACGGGCGTGTCCTCGCGCAGCAGCCGCGCCAGATTGCCCAAATTTTCCGGCCGCTTGGGCCGTGCCGGCGGGGGCGTGGGCCGTTCGGCCCGTTGCTCACCCAACGGAATCCTGCCGCTTAGCAGCTCGAAGTGCACTTTGTCAAAGACTTCTTCATTGAAAAATTCATTGATCCGCTCCAGGACGAGCGGGGCCAGGAAGCTCGCCTCCTGGGCCACCACCGGGTCGCCGGTGGACACGAGCAGGGTCCGGCCTCGGTGCCCCAGCGGCCGCATGATTCCGGCCATCTCCGGCCCGAGCAGTTCGTCCCAGGCCCGCCAGAGCCGCACGAGACGCAGGCCGCCCTTCTGGTCCATGCGCCCGAGCAGGCGGCCCACGGCCGCGCCGATGCGTTTGGGGCCGCCCTTGCGGCGGAAGGGAATTCGGTCCGACATGGTCCTCCGTGCCGGCAACGCCGCCGGGCACTCTTCCTTATAGTAGGTCCGACCGCCTCCGGGCAACCCCCGGCTTCGCCGAGTCATGGAAAGCGGGGGAGGGTTGACGTTTGGCCCCGGCTTGGCTACATGGAGTTCATGCCTGCATCAAGATATCCAGATATAGGCGGACGTCCGTGGACTTGGTGACGCTCTGCAAGGCCCTGGGCGACCCCACGCGCGCCCGGCTGGCCAACATCCTGCTGCGCCACGAACTGAACGTGGGCGAGATCGTCCAGATCCTGGACATGGGGCAGTCCCGCGTCTCGCGCCACCTCAAGGTGCTGGTGGACTCCGGCCTGCTGACCATGCGCCGGGAGGGCCTGTGGTCCTTCTATCGCGCGGTGGAGACCGGCCAGGGCCGTGCCTTTCTGGATGCCGTGCGGGCTCTGCTGGCCGGGCGCGAGGACGCTGCCACGGACCTGGACGAGGCCGCCGCCGTGGTGCGCGAGCGGGCCACGGCCACGCGCCGCTTCTTCGACTCCATCGCCCCGGACTGGGACCAGCTCCAGGCCGACATCCTGGGCGACTTCGACCTGGCCGCCGAAATCCTCAAGCGCATGCCCGGCCGGGGCGTCATGGCCGACCTGGGCTGCGGCACGGGCGAACTGCTGGCCCTGCTGGCCCCGCGCGCGACCAAGGCCATCGGCGTGGACAACTCCCCGCGCATGCTGGACATCGCGGCCCGCCGCTTCCGCGACAACGGCTCGGTGAGCCTGCGCATCGGCGAGTTGACGCACCTGCCCCTGCGCGACTGGGAGGCCGATTTCGCGGTCATGTCCATGGTCCTGCACCACCTGGCCGAGCCCCGCGAGGCCTTGGCCGAGGCCGCCAGGGCGCTCAAGCTCGGCGGCCGCCTCGTGGTGGCGGACTTCGACGAGCACGGCGACGAGCACATGCGCGCGGCCTACGGCGACCACCGCCTGGGCTTTTCGCCGGAGACCGTGCGCCAATGGCTGGAGCAGGCCCGTTTCAATCTGGTGGAGAGCAGGAGTTTTCCCGTGAACAGGGATTTGACCGTCGTGGTCTACGAAGCCGTGAAAAAATAATGCCGCGCCGCGCCGCCATGGCGCACAATCGCGCGAGAACCCCGAGGAGGACGAACATGCCCGCGAAGAAGACCGAGATCATGCCCGTGGAGGCCAAGCTCAAGCACAAGGTCAAGGACATCTCCCTGGCCGAGTGGGGCCGCAAGGAACTGGATCTGGCCGAGAACGAGATGCCCGGCCTCA
Protein-coding sequences here:
- a CDS encoding YgeY family selenium metabolism-linked hydrolase, which translates into the protein MDAGKINELSRKYAPRMTRFLRDMIAIPSESCREEGVVKRIKQEMEAVGYDRVEIDKMGNVIGYLGNGPRLIAFDAHVDTVGVGERANWSFDPYEGYEDEENIGGRGASDQEGGMASMVYGGLIMKELGLIPPDFTVAMVGTVQEEDCDGLCWQYLIKEHGLKPEFVVSTEPTDGGIYRGQRGRMEIRVDVRGVSCHGSAPERGDNAIFRMGHILTELELLNHRLTDDAFLGKGTLTVSQIFYSSPSRCAVADGCSISIDRRLTVGEDKDLALGQIRDLPSVKAAGDRVKVSMYTYEAPSWTGLVYPTDCYFPTWVLPRESPVCASAEQAYRALFNAEPRTDKWTFSTNGVSIMGMFGIPVVGFGPGKEKEAHAPNEKTWKADLVHCAALYAALPGAYAALSGK
- a CDS encoding carbamate kinase, coding for MSGTRNELAVIAIGGNSLIRARNRQSVTDQYEAICETVRHIADVVESGRQVCITHGNGPQVGFILLRSEVARKQTGMHPVPLVSCVADVQGAVGWQIQLALSNELHARGIDGVNRGRVVSLVTQSRVDADDPGFRTPTKYVGEFYDESEVPALQAQNPEWVLKQDANRGWRRVVPCPAPRQIIEIDAIRALLADGFNVVTVGGGGIPVVADENGRLRGVDAVIDKDLASSLLATELKAGVLVISTAVEKVCINFGKPGQKALSRVTAAEMRAHLDAGQFPDGSMGPKIRAALGFLDNGGEEVIITNPENMKIAMTADGGTHIAK
- the ygeW gene encoding knotted carbamoyltransferase YgeW, whose amino-acid sequence is MDRTRIHEMIAALAQHNYNGMYQRDFLETWRKTDDEIAATFKVADILRGLREAGISARVFDSGLGISIFRDNSTRTRFSFASACNMLGLTVQDLDEGKSQMAHGETVRETATMVSFMAETLGIRDDMFIGKGNSYMREVSQALEEGYRDGVLAQRPTIVDLQCDIDHPTQCMADMLHIINHYGGVDNLKGKKVAMTWAYSPSYGKPLSVPQGVIGLMTRFGMDVTLAHPKGYEVMPEVEAIATENATACGCTYSRTNSMEEAFESADIVYPKSWAPFAAMEERSKLYEKSDQDGIKKLEKELLGQNARFKDWECTEKLMRSTNQGKALYMHCLPADISGVSCKEGEVEASVFDRYRVPLYREASYKPYVIAAMILLARKADPADTLSRLLENGCPRVR
- a CDS encoding amidohydrolase family protein, whose product is MFDTVIRNGILVFPEGDIAADLALSDGRIAGLLKPGEEAPSGKVIDATGLMVLPGLIDAHMHVRAPFQGVTPQLTFHQQSICAAFAGVTTFMDFTNTWRGTWVPEALDRRVEEMAESMVDYSVHGKFVEAGEEYERQVRELADKGCPTFKLFMTYRKEGVMADDLTLVKIFRAAAENGCMPMVHAESNPIAETNMDRCLAGNRLTWRDFAASKPVLCEAEAFARAVALAEYAESPLLVVHTTNGRCLDIARKALDRGQRLLVETCPSYLTLFDDLYDDPDNGHLAVCSPPLRTPRERDEIWKGIENGVITLVGSDDCAFTREEKEAGLQRDASGRLIPDFTKVVNGVAGLELRFVILHTEGVAAGRITLNQLVGLCSANVAKASGCWPRKGSLLPGADADIALFDPNEEWTVSASNQHNGIGYCLHEGYRARGRVKTTILRGRVIMENNAITGSRGQGEFVRRKL
- a CDS encoding cytosine permease, with amino-acid sequence MSQPLEYAADGSISSAHVENPELLPSLAKDRTLSMWDIIVLCAGMVVNVVGLVIPGQLLLRGAYSPYEILIACFWGFSLVAVLIVLTGDIGTKYGLPFTVIIRDCFGKKGALVGSLCRAVVCMTWTGVLLFFGTEAINTVLQTLTGISAFWVVFAVFAALQLFNASRNVKSMSRFGWVAIPILAVALVFLVAWLLSAYSVSLPAVLAASPLPGEGFPFITVVAIFSGGWLSEALNGSDLSRKIRLPEHPEQMTFLARNSRLMAGFGIGFIGTGVMLSLAGLVCAYLTNSADPVGVVKAAFVSKPVVLIFSCLVIVMAQWSTNTAANIFPATLIFLNAFPRLSFARATWLVGLVSCCMMPWLLASYLDYVQMVFSALLAPLLGIMLVHYYVIRKGKLDVDSLYDADMPDWKTPGLVSLVAGLAAGAVFHDWAFFAAFPVAAICHLLLMRRTQQAR
- a CDS encoding C-terminal helicase domain-containing protein, which encodes MSDDKTIEISFESLGLTKPLEKMTAKELRQLCMDKIPQIQGASGMSKEDLVSTIKTTFGIQDEEGAVSPYKDQVRSIKRTIRELRVKKTELASRKDKEIMRRKINKLKKRTRRLAAAA
- a CDS encoding DUF721 domain-containing protein gives rise to the protein MSDRIPFRRKGGPKRIGAAVGRLLGRMDQKGGLRLVRLWRAWDELLGPEMAGIMRPLGHRGRTLLVSTGDPVVAQEASFLAPLVLERINEFFNEEVFDKVHFELLSGRIPLGEQRAERPTPPPARPKRPENLGNLARLLREDTPVARCYRAYLRLFAAQENDPTPSGAGGQNERRQDH
- a CDS encoding metalloregulator ArsR/SmtB family transcription factor, translated to MDLVTLCKALGDPTRARLANILLRHELNVGEIVQILDMGQSRVSRHLKVLVDSGLLTMRREGLWSFYRAVETGQGRAFLDAVRALLAGREDAATDLDEAAAVVRERATATRRFFDSIAPDWDQLQADILGDFDLAAEILKRMPGRGVMADLGCGTGELLALLAPRATKAIGVDNSPRMLDIAARRFRDNGSVSLRIGELTHLPLRDWEADFAVMSMVLHHLAEPREALAEAARALKLGGRLVVADFDEHGDEHMRAAYGDHRLGFSPETVRQWLEQARFNLVESRSFPVNRDLTVVVYEAVKK